In Dehalococcoidia bacterium, the sequence CTAGATATTGGTACTTGTTTAGTATTTAACGCAATTACTAAAAATAATGAGTATATTGGAGGTTCAATTCTTCCTGGCTTGAACATGGCATCAGAAAGCCTTGCAAATTCTACTGCGTTGTTAAGACCAGTGGAATTAAGAATTCCTGAAAATATAATTGGAAATAATACTACTGAATCAATTCAATCAGGAATAATTCTTGGATATGTAGAATTAATAAAAGGTGTATTCAATAAATATAAAAAAATAGTTTCTAAAGATCATGATATAAAGCTTATTATCACTGGCGGTGGTGGTGAATTAATAATACCAAAATTAGATTTTGAATATATCTATAACGAAAAATTATCATTTATTGGGTTAAAATACATATATGACTTACTTGAAAAATAAAAATATTGTTCTTTGTGTAACAGGATCTATTGCAGCATACAAGTCTGTTTTTCTTGCATCTGCATTAGTTAAGGAAGGTGTAAACCTAAGAGTAATTATGACAAAATCGGCAAAGGAGTTTGTAGGTGAATCATCATTCTCTGGGATAAGTCACAACCAAGTAATAACAGGTTATTACGAAGGAAAAACTGATCTGTCTATAGATCATGTGAGTATTGCAAAAGAAGCGGATCTGATTGTCGTAGCTCCAGCTAGCGCTAACTCTATTGCAAAAATTGCGCTTGGAATTTCTAATGAACCAATTGTAGGCACTATTTTGGCTTCAAATGCTCCAGTTATTATTGCCCCTGCTATGGATGGGAATATGTATAACTCTAAACAAGTTCAATCAAATATAAAAACATTGATAGAATTAAATATGAAAATTTCTGGACCAACAAAAGGAAGATTAGCATCAGGAATAAATGAATTCGGCAGAATGACTGAACCCGATATCCTTATAGAAGAAATCAAATCTATTTTAAAAAAAAAAAAAGACTTTAAAAACTTAAATGCAATAGTCACAGCTGGAGCAACAATTGAACCAATAGATCCTGTAAGATTTATATCAAACTGGTCTTCAGGTAAAATGGGTATTGCAATAGCAGAAGCATTAAGAGAAAGAGGAGCAAAAGTAACTTTTGTACATGGAAGAATTGATGATAATTCAATTAACGGTATAAAAAAAATCCCTATAAAAAGTGCGATAGATATGAGAGATCAAGTATTAAGAAATATTGATGATAATGACTTAATTATTATGTCAGCCGCGGTTTCTGATTACAGAGTAAAAGAATTTTCTAAACATAAAATAAAAAAAGAACTACTAAGCTCAATAAAATTAGAAAAAAATCCTGATATTTTATCCGAAATAGATAATAAAAAAATTATTAAGGTTGGCTTTGCAGCTGAATCAGAAAACTTGATAGAAAATGCTAAAAAAAAACTGCTATCAAAAGATTGTAATTTGATAGTTGCAAATGATATAACCTTAGAAGGAAGTGGTTTTGGTTCAAATAATAATAAAGCCACATTAGTTGATAAATATGGGTGTGAAGATTTACCACTTATGAAAAAATCAGAGTTAGCTCATAAAATTCTAGATAGAACAATACAATATATAGATTAGGAGATATAAATTGAGACTCTACTGGAGAACACGAAAAAATGGGTTGGATTTAGTTGTTGAAAATGATGATAAGGATATTTTCATAGTCGGAGGAGTTAGGGAAACTAAAAGAGGTATTGAAGCTCTTGCTAAAACAAATGGTTATGATCCATCTAGAGCAATAAAAGGTTTAGAATCAGTTGAACAAGGAAAAATATTTGTGGAAAACTTTCAGCCTTGGTTAGAATTTTTTCCAGGCGAAGATCTTAATATAGAATTAGAATAGGAATATTATGAACCTAAAAGAAATTATTAAAGGATTAATAGAATATGATTCTGCGACAGCTCAAAATGCTCTTATGACTATGGATGAATATGATAAAGAGCAAATTGATTATTCTAGCCCAGATCTAAAATCATATTACTTAGGATCTAAACCTGTAGTTGGTATAGCTGTTACATGCAAGGTTACACCTTTGTACGAACCCAAGAAAAAAATCGATTGGGACTATTATTATAATGAAATTGAATCTTCAGAATTACCAGTTATAGGCGTAATAGTAGATATTGAAAAAAATAAAGGCAGAGGGGCAGTTATGGGAGACGGTATGGCTCTAAAGCATAAAGCATTAGGTGCTGTAGGTGTAATAAATGGTGGATCAATAAGAGATCTTCCAGGGATTGCTGCAGCTGAAATGCCAGTTTGGGCTACAGGTAGAGTTCCTGGTCATGGGCCTTTTAACTTAATAGAAGCACAAACTAGAGTAGAAGTTGGAGACTTAATTATTAATCCAGGTGATCTTATAATTGGTGATAGTGATGGAATAACAAGAATTCCTATGCATTTAGCGGAAGAAACATTAATTCGCTGCAAGCAAGTCAGAGAATTTGAATCCAAAATATTTGATGAATTAAAAAAAAAGATTTCAAGTATAGAGGAAAAGTAGGCTATAGATCACTCTAAAATTCAGTTTCCTTAATTAGTATTTTAGTTATTATTTCTTCTTTAAGTGATGTTTCCTCGACAAAATCTTCACAACCAGAGGCATTACTGAAGTCTTCTATTATATTTTGAATAATATTAATATTATGTTTATTTGATTGAATCATTATTTGTTTTACTGGCTTACCCAAACCAACACCTTCAGATGTTTTTGTTTGTCTTACAGACCTAATCGCCTTAATTGCAACTTCTAGTGTGTCTTCGAATTTCGGTTTATTATAATTTTGAAATTCTTCCTTTGATGGCCATTTTGATTGATGAATTGATCTTATTCCATAATCATTCTTAAAACACCAAGACCATATTTCTTCTGTAATTGTAGGCAGGACAGGAGATAAAAGTCTTAGAAGAGTTGATAGACCTATTCTCAAACAAGTTACAGCTGATGCTTTGTCATTACCTTTAGAATTAAAAACTCGTTTCTTTACTAATTCTAAATAATTATCAGTATAGGTATTCCAAAAAAATTCTTCGGTAATTTGAAGAGCTTGGGCAAACTGAAATTTATCATAATTATCAGTTACATCTATGACCATTTTTTCTAAATCATTTATAAACGAAGCATCAATTTCATTTAATTTTTCAGTATGAAATGACTCATGCGATAAAACAAATTTTGCGGCATTATAAAGCTTAGTAACAAGTTTATTACCTACAACAAATACATTTTCATCATAAGTCGTATCGGTCCCTAATCTGGCAGAAGCAGCCCAATATCTTACTGCATCAGCTCCAAATTTCTCAATAGTTTCAATTGGAGTTATAACATTTCCTTTAGATTTACTCATTTTTTTTCTATCGGGATCAAGTATCCACCCAGAAATCACTACATTCTTCCAAGGTATTGAGTTACTATGAAGATAAGATTTTACAATTGTATAAAAAGCCCATGTTCTAATTATTTCATGACTTTGAGGCCGTATATCCATAGGAAAAATTGACTTCATTTCGTCTTTATCAGGCAAGCCCCATTTAGCGATTATTTGAGGAGTCATAGAAGAGGTAAACCAAGTATCAAAAACATCTTTCTCGCCAATAAATCCGTTAGGCTTTCCTCTATCTTTTTCTTGATAATTATCAGGGATATCTATCTCTGGATCAATTGGTAAATTAGAAATATTTGGTAGGATTACGTCATTATAGTCAACTTTACCTTTTTCATCTATCTTGTACCAAACAGGTATTGGAACCCCAAAAAATCTTTGTCTGCTTATACACCAATCTATTGCTAAATTTTGCGTCCAATTCTCAAATCTTTTGGACATATAATTAGGATGCCAATTAATATTTTTACCTATTTCTAAAAGATCATCTTTCTTATCAGTAATCTTAACAAACCATTGCCTTGAGGATATATACTCTATTGGAGAATCTCCCTTTTCGTAAAATCTTACAGGATGTAAAATTTTCTTTGGATCAGATACCAATGGGACTATATTATCTAAAGAATTTTGAGAATCTTTGAGCATTTCAATTATTAAGTTTTTAGACTGCTTTAGAGTCTTATTATAAAATTTATAAATATTTTTATTAGCTTTTTCAGCATTTACACTTATCCATTCATTTTTTTCTTTTTTATGGTCAAAATTTATTTCTAAAACTTTACCGTCAGATCCAAAAAGTTGTCTAAGAGGAAGTTTGTTTTCTCTCCACCAAACTACGTCCGTTTGATCTCCAAAAGTACAAACCATCAAAATACCAGTCCCCTTCTGCATATCAACAAGTTTGCTGGGGAAAATAGGTACTGGAGCAAAAAAAACAGGAGAAATAGCAGTTTTATTAAAAAGATGCTTATATCTTTCATCATCTGGGTGAGCTGTAATTCCTACGCAAGATGCTAGTAATTCAGGTCTCGTTGTAGAAATTATTAAATTTTCTTTAGAGTCTTGAATATTAAATCTTATATCATGATAAGCTCCATCAATATCTCTGTCCTCGATTTCAGCTTGAGCAACAGCAGTTTGAAAATCTATATCCCACATTGTAGGTGATTCATATTGATAAATATGTTTTTTTTCATAAAGGTCTAAAAAAGAACTTTGAGATATACTCCTTGATCTATTATCTATGGTTGTATATTCATCTTGCCAATCAATTGAATATCCCATTTTTCTAAATAAATCCTTAAAAACTAATTCATCTTGCCCTGTAACAATATGACACATTTCAATAAAATTTTGACGATTAATTTTTAGCAAAGAGCTTTCTTTTAATCCTAAGCGTTTCTTTTCATTTTCAACACTTAAATTTTTAATATATGGGATATTATTATCAATTCTAACTCCAAATATATTCTGAACTCTTCTTTCTGTAGGTAAACCATTATCATCCCAACCCATTGGATAAACAACATTAAATTTTTGCATCCGTTTATATCTAGCTATAATATCTTGATGAGTATATGAGAAAATATGACCTACATGTAGAGATCCAGAAACAGTTGGTGGAGGTGAATCAATAACAAAAGATTTATTTCTTGAGAGATTTTTTTCCCTAGAATATATTCGATTTTTTTCCCATTCATTTCTCCAAAAAGCTTCTTTTTCGAGATATTCAAATCTTTTAGGTAAATTTTTAGGATTTATATTTGTAAAATTTTTATTAATTTCTAACCTCCATAGATATAAAATTATTAATAAGCATAATCTATATTTTTTTTTCTACTAGATAAATTATTTTTTTTATTATTGATATTTATTCTTTTTGACTCAGAATCTAATAAATTGAATAAAAAAGAAGTACCTTTTTTTGTATCAGAGGCTAATTTTGAAGGTTCAGAAAAATCTACTCTTTTCTTGAAACACCAATATGTAAATCTTTCATCATCTAATTCAGAGTAATCATTAATATCTATCTTAAATTTTTCAGTAAATTCCATGAACAATTGATCATACGTAAAATTATAAATCTTCAAAAAAGCATCGTCTAACCTAAATCTTACAAAATTTCCATAAGAAGTTTGTCTCTTAGTTAGCTCTTCTTCTACGTTAGTGATTAAACATCTTTCAATAGTAACTCCATAAAAATAAGAAAGATGAGCAGAATATTTTTCATAACCTAACAATTTCTTAAACTCTGTCTCTGAGAAACCACCATATAAGTGAGGTTGAACAATCCAATCCAAAATTTTATCTTTTAGGAAATTATCAACTAGAAGGTTATCTAGAATAAGATTAGCTAATCTTTTCCAATTAAAAGCTTGATTAAATATTATAAAATCATATTTTTTATTTTTATGAATCTTCCAAGAATTAATTATTTTTAAGATATTTGACTTATAATTTTCTTCATTTATATCTGAAAATTCTTGAATTAATTTTTTTTCATAAGCATTAATTTCAGACATTAGATCTTTATCTTCTTTTCTTATTTGTTTTCTTATTCAATCTTTCAATTCTTCTTCTCTCTTTTCTAGAAAGATTATTAGTAGAACCTTGTTTTACACTATTTGAAGCAATTGTCATATTTTGTCTAGTTTGTTCAAAATCTTCCTTTTGAGTTTTATAATTATTATTTGATTTACTTTGAATTGTACTGACTCTCATAGAATCACTAACAATTTGAGATTTAATATTTTGAACTAAAAGAGAGAACATTTCAAATCCCATTTTTTTATATTGAATCAAGGGATTTCTTTGACCTATAGCCTCGAGTCCAATCGACTGTCTCATATTATCCATAATAGTTAGATGTTCAACCCATTTTGAGTCTATTGAATGAATAAAAATTGAACTATCTAGTCTCTTAGAAATCTCTTCAGTTAAGCTTTCTTTTCGCAATTTATAAATATTTTTAGCATCATTAAGTAGTAAATCTTTATTTATCTGTTCCAGATCTAAGTTACTCAAGTATTCATCAGGAAAAAGATTTCTTAAAAAAGAAATTTTATTAATATTATCTTGATCATCAAACTCATCATAATTAATAAAGAAAGAGTCTATTTCCTCTTCAAGATAGATATAAATTTCATTATCTAGATTTTCATTCATTAGACCTTTATCTCTTAATTTATAAATAACATCGCGTTGAGTATTCATTACATCATCATAGTCTACTAATGTTTTTCTAATTTCAAAATGATATGCTTCCACTTTTGATTGAGCCGATTCAATTGACCTAGAAATCATTTTATTTTCAACAGCCTCATTTTCGTCCCAATTGAAAGCAGACATTGCAGACTTTATTCTATCTCCACCAAATCTTTTTACTAGATTATCTTCCGTAGAAATATAAAATTGGGTTGTTCCAGGATCCCCTTGCCTCCCCGACCTACCTCTTAGCTGATTATCTATTCTTCTTGATTCATGCCTCTCTGTTCCAATAACATAAAGTCCACCATTATTAATTACTTTATCGTTATTGGATTCCCATTCAGCTTTATTTTTATAATTACTAGGATTTCCTCCAAGAATAATATCAGTTCCTCTTCCAGCCATATTTGTGGAAACAGTCACTGAAAATGGAGCACCTGCTTGAGAAATAATAGATGCTTCAGATTCATGTTGTTTTGCGTTAAGAATATTACACTTAATACCTTCAGATTTTAATAAATTTGACAGATATTCTGATTTTTCTATAGTTGTAGTTCCAACTAAAACTGGAGAGCCTTGATGATTTAAATCCTTAATTTTATTACTAACAGCTCTCCATTTTGCTTCCTCAGTCATATATATTTGATCCGGTAAATCATTTCTAAGTGAAGGTTTGTTTGTAGGAATTTCTAAAACTTCTAAATCATAAATTTTTTTTAATTCTTCTGCTTCAGTTGCAGCAGTACCTGTCATACCTGATAATTTTTTATATATTCTGAAGTAATTTTGAAGAGTTATAGTTGCATAAGTTACGGATTCTCTCTTAATAGATACTGATTCTTTAGCTTCTATTGCTTGATGTAAACCATCTGAATATCTTCTTCCTTCCATTAATCTCCCTGTAAATTCATCAACTATTATCACCTCAGAATCCCTAACTACATATTGCTGGTTTTTTATATAAAAACTTTCAGCTTTGATAGAATTTTCAAGTAAATGTGAAAAAATCTGATTTTCTTCAGAATATAAATTATCAATTGATAATTGTTTTTCTACCTTATCAATACCTTTTTCAGTAAGTGCTATTGATTGCCTTTTAGAATCAATTTGGTAATCTTCTTCAACTTTTAACTTAGAAGCAATATTAGAAAATCTTTTGTAATCTTGAGTTTTATCTGGTGCAGGACCTGAGATAATTAAAGGTGTTCTGGCCTCATCAATAAGTATATTATCAACTTCATCAACTATCGCAAAATTTAGATTGCCCTGAACTTTTTCATTTTTATTTTGAGCCATATTATCTCTTAGATAATCAAATCCAAACTCATTATTAGTCCCATAGATAATATCAGATTTATATACTTCAGATCTAGGAGTATCAATAAGGGTATATTCATCAGAATTTTCATTTTTTTCTAAGAGTAACGAACCATTATTTTGTATACAACCTACACTTAATCCTAAAAATTTATAAATTTTCCCCATCCATTCAGAATCTCTTTTGGCTAGATAATCGTTAACAGTTACGATATGGACTGGGTCTCCAGATAAAGTATTTAAGTAGGCAGCTAAAGTAGCTATAAGAGTTTTACCTTCACCTGTTCTCATTTCAGCTATTTTCCCTTGATGAAGACAAATACCTCCTATCATTTGAACATCAAAGTGTCTCATACCCAAAGATCTTTTTGATGCTTCTCTCACTAATGCAAAAGCTTCTTCTAGAACTGAATCTAATGAATTAAAACTTTTATATTTCTTCTTTAGTTTATTAGTTTGAGATCTCAAATCTTCATCACTAAGATTTATAAAGTTTTCTTCAAGTGAATTTATCTTATCAACTATTTTTTGTAGTTCTTTGATATCTTCATCATTAGAATTACCTATAATTTTTTTTAGAATATTTAACATTTAATCAAAGGAAAAGTGCGCCTACAGAATCACCTCTATTAGTTCTCTTTATGGCTTCACCAAATAATTCAGAGATTGACAAAATCTTAAGCTTTTTATTTGTGTAATTTATTGGGAGTGAATTTGTTACTACAACTTCTTTTATCTCTTTAGAATTTACTATTTTTTCTAAAGAATCTTGGGGGAAAACACCATGTGTAGCTGCTACATAAACATCCTTAACTCCATTTTTTCTTAATAGTTCTGACCCAGCTATCATTGTTCCACCAGTATTTATTTCATCATCAAAAAGTACAGCAGATTGGCCTTTTACATCTCCAATAATACTAAGAGATTCGACTGTATCCTTATTACCTACTCTTCTTTTCTCTATAATTGCCAAAGGAGCTCCTAATTTTGTAGCAAAATCTCTAGCTCTTTTTGTTCCTCCAATATCAGGAGAAACAACTACTAGGTCATCTAATTTTTTATCAATAAAATATCTTGCAAGGATAGGAAGAGCTGTTAATTCATCAACTGTAGCTGAGAAAAAACCTTGAACTTGTCCTGCATGTAAATCCATTAGCATTACTCTATCAGCTCCAGCAGTGGTTACTAAGTCTGCAATTAGCCTTCCAGTAATAGGAACTCTTGGTTGATCTTTCTTATCTGTTCTAGCATAAGAAAAATAAGGTATTACAGCCGTTATTCGACCTGCAGAAGCTCTCTTAGCAGCATCAATCATTATTAATAATTCCATTATATGGTCATTTACTGGGTAAGATGTAGGTTGAATTATAAAAACATCTCTCTCGCGAACATTCTCTAAAATTCTTACAAATGTATTATCATTAATAAACTTAAATACTTCAGATTTTGTGAGATCTTGACCTATATAAGTAGCTATATCTTTAGCTAGCTGATTATGAGCATTTCCACTAATTATTAATGGACCTTTTTGTAAATTTTTCATAAACTAAATTCTTTCTTATAAATAATTTATCAAAAATTAAAAATAATAATAATAACTTTTGAGAATATATAAAGAGTAAAAATTTCGAAAATTTTCTAATGAAATTATAAAAAAAGTTTATAATTTAAAATAAATAATTTTTTTTATGGAAATTTATCTAGCCAGCCCAAGAGGATTTTGCGCAGGAGTTGTACTTGCTATAGACTTAGTTGAAATAGCTATTGAGAAATATGGTGCACCAGTTTATGTTAAGCATCAAATAGTACATAATCCTGTTGTTGTTTCAGAAGTTGAAACAAAAGGTGCTATAACTGTAGAAAATGTATCAGAAATACCAAATGATTCAGTTGTAGTATTTTCAGCTCATGGTTCACCTCCATCTGACTATGAACTTGCAGCCAAAAAAAATCTGAAAGTTATAGATGCAACATGTCCCCTTGTAACTAAAGTGCATAATGAAGCAAAAAAATATTCAAGAGAAGGGAAAAAAATAATTCTGGTAGGTCATAAAGGGCACCAAGAAGTTATAGGAACTTCTGGTCAAGCTAAAATGGAAATTATTGACGACAGAGAAGAATTTAATCTTGATAACAAAAACTCTGTCAATGACAAAGATGTTATTGTGCTTTCACAAACAACGCTTTCTGTAAGAGATACCGAAAGTACAATTGATAAAATTAAGAATATTTATCCTAAAGCATCTATTAGAAACGATATTTGTTATGCGACTACAAATAGACAAGAAGTTACTGTAAAATTAGCAAAAAAAGTTGATCTGATTCTAGTTGTTGGAGCTTCAAATTCATCGAATTGTAATCGTCTAAGAGACGTTTCAATTCAATCTGGAACAAATGCATACCTAATAAATTCATTTAAGGAAATTGATAATAATTGGCTAAAAGGAATAAAAAAATTAGGTATTACATCAGGTGCCTCAACTCCAGATAAATTAGTTTATGAAATAGTAAAAGAATTAAATCCAAAAAAATTGCTAAGATTCCATGATATTGATGAAGAAATAAAATTTGAAATACCAAGAAAAGTAAAACAGTTACTTGATGAATGAAAAAAGTCAGTATAATCTTTATAATTTTTTCAATTTCAATAATAATTTCATGTAAGAATTATATCGAATATGCAGATTCAAATTTTTGTAAAAATAAAGAAATCACATACCCAAATATATCTTTGATTCTATTAAGTAATGAAAAAGAATATAACTTAAATCTTTTTTACGCCGATGAAAAAGAAGAGTACCTAAGTGGTTTGATGTGTATAAAAAAAATACCAGAAGATATTGATGGTATGTTATTTGAATATAAAACAGAGCAAAAATCAAGCTTCTGGATGTATGAAACTTATATTCCTCTAACTATTATTTACTTTGATAATAAAAAAGAGTCAATAGATCTTTTAGAAATGAATATATGTAGAAGAAATAATATTAAAT encodes:
- a CDS encoding type III pantothenate kinase, with amino-acid sequence MNNLITIDIGNSNVDLGLFDNNKLIHSAKISTQDNKSEFEIATSIKQLLNITDKTAQNTKTIISSVVPNKTQIVSKASEILTNKKPLVLSHDNNLPIINKYNPPEDVGIDRLVDSIAAVKLYGKPNIILDIGTCLVFNAITKNNEYIGGSILPGLNMASESLANSTALLRPVELRIPENIIGNNTTESIQSGIILGYVELIKGVFNKYKKIVSKDHDIKLIITGGGGELIIPKLDFEYIYNEKLSFIGLKYIYDLLEK
- the coaBC gene encoding bifunctional phosphopantothenoylcysteine decarboxylase/phosphopantothenate--cysteine ligase CoaBC — its product is MTYLKNKNIVLCVTGSIAAYKSVFLASALVKEGVNLRVIMTKSAKEFVGESSFSGISHNQVITGYYEGKTDLSIDHVSIAKEADLIVVAPASANSIAKIALGISNEPIVGTILASNAPVIIAPAMDGNMYNSKQVQSNIKTLIELNMKISGPTKGRLASGINEFGRMTEPDILIEEIKSILKKKKDFKNLNAIVTAGATIEPIDPVRFISNWSSGKMGIAIAEALRERGAKVTFVHGRIDDNSINGIKKIPIKSAIDMRDQVLRNIDDNDLIIMSAAVSDYRVKEFSKHKIKKELLSSIKLEKNPDILSEIDNKKIIKVGFAAESENLIENAKKKLLSKDCNLIVANDITLEGSGFGSNNNKATLVDKYGCEDLPLMKKSELAHKILDRTIQYID
- a CDS encoding RraA family protein, which codes for MNLKEIIKGLIEYDSATAQNALMTMDEYDKEQIDYSSPDLKSYYLGSKPVVGIAVTCKVTPLYEPKKKIDWDYYYNEIESSELPVIGVIVDIEKNKGRGAVMGDGMALKHKALGAVGVINGGSIRDLPGIAAAEMPVWATGRVPGHGPFNLIEAQTRVEVGDLIINPGDLIIGDSDGITRIPMHLAEETLIRCKQVREFESKIFDELKKKISSIEEK
- the valS gene encoding valine--tRNA ligase translates to MNPKNLPKRFEYLEKEAFWRNEWEKNRIYSREKNLSRNKSFVIDSPPPTVSGSLHVGHIFSYTHQDIIARYKRMQKFNVVYPMGWDDNGLPTERRVQNIFGVRIDNNIPYIKNLSVENEKKRLGLKESSLLKINRQNFIEMCHIVTGQDELVFKDLFRKMGYSIDWQDEYTTIDNRSRSISQSSFLDLYEKKHIYQYESPTMWDIDFQTAVAQAEIEDRDIDGAYHDIRFNIQDSKENLIISTTRPELLASCVGITAHPDDERYKHLFNKTAISPVFFAPVPIFPSKLVDMQKGTGILMVCTFGDQTDVVWWRENKLPLRQLFGSDGKVLEINFDHKKEKNEWISVNAEKANKNIYKFYNKTLKQSKNLIIEMLKDSQNSLDNIVPLVSDPKKILHPVRFYEKGDSPIEYISSRQWFVKITDKKDDLLEIGKNINWHPNYMSKRFENWTQNLAIDWCISRQRFFGVPIPVWYKIDEKGKVDYNDVILPNISNLPIDPEIDIPDNYQEKDRGKPNGFIGEKDVFDTWFTSSMTPQIIAKWGLPDKDEMKSIFPMDIRPQSHEIIRTWAFYTIVKSYLHSNSIPWKNVVISGWILDPDRKKMSKSKGNVITPIETIEKFGADAVRYWAASARLGTDTTYDENVFVVGNKLVTKLYNAAKFVLSHESFHTEKLNEIDASFINDLEKMVIDVTDNYDKFQFAQALQITEEFFWNTYTDNYLELVKKRVFNSKGNDKASAVTCLRIGLSTLLRLLSPVLPTITEEIWSWCFKNDYGIRSIHQSKWPSKEEFQNYNKPKFEDTLEVAIKAIRSVRQTKTSEGVGLGKPVKQIMIQSNKHNINIIQNIIEDFSNASGCEDFVEETSLKEEIITKILIKETEF
- the secA gene encoding preprotein translocase subunit SecA, producing the protein MLNILKKIIGNSNDEDIKELQKIVDKINSLEENFINLSDEDLRSQTNKLKKKYKSFNSLDSVLEEAFALVREASKRSLGMRHFDVQMIGGICLHQGKIAEMRTGEGKTLIATLAAYLNTLSGDPVHIVTVNDYLAKRDSEWMGKIYKFLGLSVGCIQNNGSLLLEKNENSDEYTLIDTPRSEVYKSDIIYGTNNEFGFDYLRDNMAQNKNEKVQGNLNFAIVDEVDNILIDEARTPLIISGPAPDKTQDYKRFSNIASKLKVEEDYQIDSKRQSIALTEKGIDKVEKQLSIDNLYSEENQIFSHLLENSIKAESFYIKNQQYVVRDSEVIIVDEFTGRLMEGRRYSDGLHQAIEAKESVSIKRESVTYATITLQNYFRIYKKLSGMTGTAATEAEELKKIYDLEVLEIPTNKPSLRNDLPDQIYMTEEAKWRAVSNKIKDLNHQGSPVLVGTTTIEKSEYLSNLLKSEGIKCNILNAKQHESEASIISQAGAPFSVTVSTNMAGRGTDIILGGNPSNYKNKAEWESNNDKVINNGGLYVIGTERHESRRIDNQLRGRSGRQGDPGTTQFYISTEDNLVKRFGGDRIKSAMSAFNWDENEAVENKMISRSIESAQSKVEAYHFEIRKTLVDYDDVMNTQRDVIYKLRDKGLMNENLDNEIYIYLEEEIDSFFINYDEFDDQDNINKISFLRNLFPDEYLSNLDLEQINKDLLLNDAKNIYKLRKESLTEEISKRLDSSIFIHSIDSKWVEHLTIMDNMRQSIGLEAIGQRNPLIQYKKMGFEMFSLLVQNIKSQIVSDSMRVSTIQSKSNNNYKTQKEDFEQTRQNMTIASNSVKQGSTNNLSRKERRRIERLNKKTNKKRR
- a CDS encoding ribose-phosphate pyrophosphokinase, which produces MKNLQKGPLIISGNAHNQLAKDIATYIGQDLTKSEVFKFINDNTFVRILENVRERDVFIIQPTSYPVNDHIMELLIMIDAAKRASAGRITAVIPYFSYARTDKKDQPRVPITGRLIADLVTTAGADRVMLMDLHAGQVQGFFSATVDELTALPILARYFIDKKLDDLVVVSPDIGGTKRARDFATKLGAPLAIIEKRRVGNKDTVESLSIIGDVKGQSAVLFDDEINTGGTMIAGSELLRKNGVKDVYVAATHGVFPQDSLEKIVNSKEIKEVVVTNSLPINYTNKKLKILSISELFGEAIKRTNRGDSVGALFL
- the ispH gene encoding 4-hydroxy-3-methylbut-2-enyl diphosphate reductase, with amino-acid sequence MEIYLASPRGFCAGVVLAIDLVEIAIEKYGAPVYVKHQIVHNPVVVSEVETKGAITVENVSEIPNDSVVVFSAHGSPPSDYELAAKKNLKVIDATCPLVTKVHNEAKKYSREGKKIILVGHKGHQEVIGTSGQAKMEIIDDREEFNLDNKNSVNDKDVIVLSQTTLSVRDTESTIDKIKNIYPKASIRNDICYATTNRQEVTVKLAKKVDLILVVGASNSSNCNRLRDVSIQSGTNAYLINSFKEIDNNWLKGIKKLGITSGASTPDKLVYEIVKELNPKKLLRFHDIDEEIKFEIPRKVKQLLDE
- a CDS encoding DUF192 domain-containing protein; the encoded protein is MKKVSIIFIIFSISIIISCKNYIEYADSNFCKNKEITYPNISLILLSNEKEYNLNLFYADEKEEYLSGLMCIKKIPEDIDGMLFEYKTEQKSSFWMYETYIPLTIIYFDNKKESIDLLEMNICRRNNIKSDLEYRKKCSDEAQKYLPSKSYTFALEIPSNHKYIEEIKSNLKDQKLKLIINN